A part of Thermoflexus hugenholtzii JAD2 genomic DNA contains:
- a CDS encoding glycosyltransferase family 39 protein, whose amino-acid sequence MVARMDVGAILRFIWEAREPHSPLPFLWMKIWMMGAGDSEFTLRFHSVFATFLILPLAGVWLYWITRKPLMGAMGIALVGIHPYIIWLAQDARPYGTLAFWGLFQSMILWRALRANRLQGWIAYGLASALALYYHYAMLFVLPLQGMLTLLLWRHRWRGWMLSAIAIGIVWAPGAVFAYHALAPYRGTALQAPPPADAAAQVLRVFTVGWTGDGWPARLAVGGALILAGSAVFRLLRRSRKTGIWMLGHLSVPILATWLASQGRAVFAPHYMAAGLPFWITLIALGRWGLSALRPSWLQVIPWWMLAVGFAQSLWHHYALPQYAKSPPVRELVSFLRQKVAPGDHILITFPDPVFPYYYRGDIPWSMLPATQPFHPEEVRERLKELAQRHPRIWLLPVHLPSWPGSEEVERWLVRHADLLEVYPFGVLRLMAFRPLPWALQEMQRQEARWADGVELLGVRVEPNHPSHPGGLLRISTAWRRWGAAPQEHSVFAHLVDEEGRLVAQDDHPVGRGEYPPWMWEPDEVVFERFELRLPVEIPPGRYRLRMGRYNWETLIRVPVGDQDFIEIGTVEVLP is encoded by the coding sequence ATGGTAGCGCGCATGGACGTGGGGGCGATCCTGCGCTTCATCTGGGAGGCACGGGAGCCCCACTCCCCGCTCCCCTTCCTGTGGATGAAGATTTGGATGATGGGAGCGGGGGATTCTGAATTCACCCTGCGCTTCCACTCTGTGTTCGCTACCTTCCTGATCCTCCCGTTGGCGGGCGTGTGGCTTTACTGGATCACCCGCAAGCCCCTGATGGGAGCGATGGGGATCGCCCTCGTGGGCATACATCCTTATATAATCTGGCTGGCCCAGGACGCGCGACCCTATGGGACGTTGGCGTTCTGGGGTCTATTTCAGTCCATGATCCTCTGGCGGGCCCTGCGCGCCAACCGGCTTCAAGGATGGATCGCTTACGGGTTGGCCAGCGCCCTCGCGCTTTACTACCACTATGCGATGCTGTTCGTGTTACCTCTTCAGGGAATGCTGACGTTGCTTCTGTGGCGTCATCGCTGGCGGGGGTGGATGCTCTCTGCTATCGCCATTGGGATCGTGTGGGCGCCTGGGGCAGTGTTCGCCTATCACGCCCTGGCCCCTTACCGGGGAACCGCCCTCCAGGCCCCGCCTCCTGCCGATGCGGCGGCTCAGGTCCTCCGGGTCTTCACAGTAGGCTGGACAGGGGATGGCTGGCCTGCGCGCCTGGCGGTGGGGGGCGCTCTGATCCTGGCCGGATCGGCTGTCTTCCGGCTTCTGAGGCGCTCCAGGAAGACAGGGATCTGGATGCTCGGACACCTAAGCGTCCCGATCCTGGCGACCTGGCTGGCTTCTCAGGGGCGAGCGGTCTTCGCGCCCCATTATATGGCAGCAGGGCTGCCTTTCTGGATTACCCTCATCGCCCTGGGGAGGTGGGGGTTAAGCGCCCTTCGCCCTTCATGGCTCCAGGTAATCCCGTGGTGGATGCTCGCTGTCGGTTTCGCTCAGAGCCTCTGGCACCACTATGCGCTGCCTCAATATGCAAAGAGTCCTCCCGTGCGGGAGCTGGTCTCCTTCCTCCGCCAGAAGGTGGCGCCCGGGGATCACATTCTGATCACCTTTCCAGATCCCGTTTTCCCATATTATTATCGCGGTGACATCCCATGGAGCATGCTTCCGGCCACCCAGCCGTTTCATCCTGAGGAGGTTCGGGAGCGCCTGAAGGAGCTGGCCCAGCGTCATCCCAGGATCTGGCTCCTGCCGGTGCACCTACCTTCGTGGCCCGGGTCTGAAGAGGTGGAGCGCTGGCTGGTTCGTCATGCGGATCTTCTGGAAGTATATCCTTTCGGCGTCCTTCGCCTGATGGCCTTTCGCCCTCTCCCTTGGGCCCTGCAGGAGATGCAGCGACAGGAGGCACGTTGGGCGGATGGGGTGGAGCTCCTCGGCGTGCGGGTGGAGCCCAATCACCCTTCCCACCCAGGTGGGCTGCTTCGGATCTCGACGGCATGGCGCCGATGGGGGGCGGCCCCTCAGGAGCACAGCGTCTTCGCCCATCTGGTGGATGAAGAGGGCCGGCTCGTGGCTCAGGATGATCACCCGGTCGGCCGAGGGGAATATCCACCATGGATGTGGGAACCGGACGAGGTGGTCTTCGAGCGCTTCGAGCTGCGGCTGCCCGTGGAGATCCCGCCGGGCCGCTACCGGCTGCGGATGGGACGTTACAACTGGGAAACGCTGATCCGCGTCCCGGTAGGGGATCAAGATTTTATTGAGATCGGCACGGTGGAGGTTCTGCCATAA
- a CDS encoding glycosyltransferase, whose product MRVVHLYKDYFPILGGIENHIRFLAEAQARSGLEVIVLVTSPTCRTQEIREGNLWVLKAGRWLTVSSTPLSPVFFLHARRLLPHCDLVHLHHPYPPAELAYLLTGGRIPAVMTYHSDIVRQRLGGRLYRPLLHRVLSRVARILVTSPVYLETSPHLRAFREKCRVVPLGIDLSRFLSAPPNATRALRASWCETPRRPHVLFVGRLRYYKGLETLLHALKRLPDVHAVIVGTGPMERPWRALTHDLGLSPRVHFLGDIPDAQLPLVYHAADLFVLPASARAEAFGTVLLEAMAAGLPVITTDIGTGTRWVVGEAGWVVPPRDPEALATAIGEILGDPVTARVRGLQGRERVRAHFTLEKMVENVMAVYQEVLHQAHPQRASPNP is encoded by the coding sequence ATGCGGGTGGTCCACTTATACAAGGACTACTTCCCGATCCTCGGAGGGATCGAGAATCACATTCGGTTCCTGGCGGAGGCCCAAGCCCGCTCCGGCCTGGAAGTCATCGTCCTGGTGACCTCCCCCACCTGCCGAACCCAGGAGATCCGGGAGGGGAACCTGTGGGTGTTGAAGGCCGGGCGCTGGCTCACGGTGTCCTCCACCCCTCTGAGCCCTGTTTTCTTCCTGCACGCCCGGCGCCTCCTTCCCCACTGCGATCTGGTCCACCTGCATCATCCCTACCCACCGGCGGAACTGGCCTACCTCCTGACCGGAGGAAGGATCCCTGCCGTCATGACCTACCACAGCGATATCGTGCGCCAGCGCCTGGGGGGTCGGCTCTATCGTCCGCTGCTCCATCGCGTGCTCTCCCGGGTCGCCCGTATCCTGGTCACCAGCCCCGTCTATCTGGAGACCTCCCCCCACCTGCGAGCCTTCCGTGAAAAATGCCGTGTGGTTCCCCTGGGCATCGATCTCAGCCGCTTTCTCTCCGCTCCCCCTAATGCAACGCGGGCCCTGCGCGCCTCCTGGTGTGAGACGCCCCGACGTCCCCACGTCCTCTTCGTGGGCCGCCTGCGGTATTACAAGGGGCTCGAGACCCTGCTCCACGCGCTCAAGCGCCTGCCGGATGTCCACGCCGTGATCGTAGGGACCGGTCCGATGGAGCGGCCATGGCGCGCCCTGACGCATGATCTGGGGCTCTCCCCGCGCGTGCATTTCCTCGGGGACATCCCGGATGCCCAGCTGCCCCTGGTTTATCACGCGGCCGATCTCTTCGTGCTGCCGGCCAGTGCGCGGGCGGAGGCGTTCGGGACCGTGCTGCTGGAGGCGATGGCCGCCGGCCTGCCGGTGATCACCACCGATATCGGGACCGGGACCCGCTGGGTGGTCGGCGAGGCGGGATGGGTGGTGCCTCCCCGGGATCCGGAAGCCCTGGCCACTGCCATCGGTGAGATCCTTGGGGATCCCGTCACCGCCCGGGTGCGCGGCCTGCAGGGCCGGGAGCGGGTTCGAGCGCACTTCACCCTGGAGAAGATGGTCGAGAACGTGATGGCGGTTTACCAGGAGGTCCTCCACCAAGCCCATCCCCAGAGGGCCAGCCCCAACCCGTAA